The following proteins come from a genomic window of Pichia kudriavzevii chromosome 1, complete sequence:
- a CDS encoding uncharacterized protein (PKUD0A05520; Pfam Domains: Bul1_N(9e-08)), with translation MQLVNVCEREQIYDILPSFQLHDHLYHRRVVEKNETTNPPTYEENFLLASPNQRANLRSSSPIEAPKLLDCIDTLQQVNKSIESVIKLKYPTKVYSPGEIISGYVHLENNGNTIIPIEQIVVSLECDVGIFSHKYNKAITKTIINMIDLEASIVPPYQHLSETLLYPKAFMKQFFQFRIPKYLLDNCCERQLTEHMKVPPSFGCKHINISGKKIDEVKDYAKLGDYVSYTIKAKFIGKTPPNYTNKAHKSDFVLLAGVFHDFKVGTHLTFSDHIPYGTTNEQLFNLEKYVRESIEELKEKKMLFDVGIKEEHDQIDIIYSSVGKHKCQTNCDLQVPKKSQEVTTRVRKPLFGTVLGNIKATADISEYVTIQSFFAYSHTSCPLTYPSVTLSLEFQLINQKDVKGIPSIITIEPEITAVDIHANYKLPVEFDSSFISLGKEKIVSQFDKFKRLQAEVIKLSQEGLDIHPRLFKLLDSLTQFEYSETKLPNLFKRKTLNLVWNYDSAKKSLQCNVRMPLEFNFKEIFNKKITLVPGFQHCLFGRMYKLELHFTTKHGRLKPMTLPITVI, from the coding sequence ATGCAATTAGTTAATGTTTGCGAAAGAGAGCAAATATACGACATATTGCCGTCTTTTCAGCTACATGATCACCTATACCATCGTCGTGTAGTTGAGAAGAATGAAACAACAAATCCTCCAACCTACGAAGAAAATTTTTTGCTGGCTTCTCCTAATCAAAGAGCAAATCTCAGAAGCAGTTCACCAATTGAAGCACCTAAGCTTTTAGATTGTATTGATACACTACAGCAGGTAAATAAATCCATTGAGAGTGTGATTAAGTTGAAGTATCCCACAAAAGTCTATTCACCTGGAGAAATTATTTCAGGTTACGTCCACTTAGAAAACAACGGTAACACAATTATTCCTATAGAGCAGATAGTTGTATCATTGGAGTGTGATGTTGGTATTTTTAGTCATAAGTATAACAAAGCAATTACAAAAACAATCATCAATATGATAGATTTAGAAGCATCAATTGTGCCTCCTTATCAACACCTTTCTGAAACCTTGCTCTATCCTAAAGCTTTTATGAAACagtttttccaatttaGAATACCAAAGTACCTTCTTGATAACTGCTGCGAACGTCAATTGACTGAGCACATGAAGGTGCCACCATCTTTTGGTTGCAAACATATTAACATTTCaggaaagaaaattgatgaGGTTAAAGACTATGCAAAGCTTGGTGATTATGTTTCATATACTATAAAAGCGAAATTTATTGGTAAGACCCCACCTAATTATACAAATAAAGCGCATAAGTCAGATTTTGTACTTCTAGCTGGTGTCTTTcatgatttcaaagtagGGACGCATTTGACGTTTAGTGATCATATCCCGTATGGCACTACTAATGAGCAGTTATTTAATCTTGAAAAGTACGTTAGGGAGTCAATTGAAGAGctgaaggaaaaaaagatgtTGTTTGACGTGGGGATTAAAGAGGAACATGATCAGATAGATATAATCTACAGTTCAGTAGGAAAGCATAAATGCCAAACCAATTGTGACTTGCAAGTTCCAAAGAAATCACAAGAAGTTACAACACGGGTAAGGAAGCCACTTTTTGGAACTGTATTAGGTAATATTAAAGCTACAGCTGACATTTCCGAATATGTTACTATTCAGAGTTTTTTTGCATACTCACATACATCGTGTCCGTTGACCTACCCAAGCGTTACACTTTCCTTGGAATTTCAGCTAATCAATCAAAAGGATGTGAAGGGGATTCCTTCCATTATAACAATAGAGCCTGAAATAACTGCTGTTGACATACATGCAAATTATAAGCTACCAGTGGAGTTTGATAGTTCTTTTATCAGCTtgggaaaagaaaaaatagtaTCAcagtttgataaatttaAGAGGCTGCAAGCTGAAGTAATAAAACTTTCTCAAGAGGGCCTGGATATCCATCCACGACTATTTAAGCTATTGGATTCGTTAACTCAATTTGAATATAGTGAAACTAAACTTCCAAACCTattcaaaaggaaaactttaaaCCTGGTTTGGAACTATGACTCAGCCAAAAAAAGCCTCCAATGCAATGTTAGGATGCCATTAGAGTTTAACTTCAAGGAAAtttttaataaaaaaataacgtTAGTTCCTGGGTTTCAGCATTGTCTCTTTGGAAGAATGTACAAGTTGGAGCTACACTTTACAACAAAACATGGAAGGCTTAAACCAATGACACTCCCGATCACAGTTATATGA
- a CDS encoding uncharacterized protein (PKUD0A05530; similar to Saccharomyces cerevisiae YHR077C (NMD2); ancestral locus Anc_5.363): MSRTDDFEKRRVELYKANSRAWAGEDVFKTGASLDTSLKKNTAFIKRIRAGITKESEKQFIDGIRSTSLEKYLNEISSALCESLGKVSKNVDLQSAVEVVSSLHQRFTTKFTPFIELYFVNSFVHPTEKLAKKEEKDQATKTRNLLKLTMELYLTGVFRNLDDMPDSELPLFLMKLKNAKKGDIPVIIPVLKQVMSYEPDSGITLSVMTSFLKRFGSIIFEDNPRHEENYMIFIRRLFKSYTENAVSFTEKYYKNIIKMKATAKVIAIKTGKIVENMENTADELDLIFQEFKGYCEYACPMVGVELPKLEAEMEKGETSKVTLVQQTQKSNQLWDNEDMRRFYEDIPNLESIVSKEAIESVNSKIQVSDVKGAKIVDIISRLDIAETTKDVDDIVVDFWEWGLSNRASRNRLSKHIVELKDVSKFKNIARFLKINQKYFEKCIEDLITRLDKSFRFQIHHDTITEKDIIIFSELIKFKMVPIHVIFHKIRTLILNIEVNGNIDLLSLMFEGCSKILLYDDEYKDYTRELIQLLVQLYKTKKFSHSDKLAVRVFLLSLKPQRPRAQKKMELLKEERFLLYLIKTQLNKKTYKIVSNTIKCADWNNLTIYNRIEKIFSNAADVSYMNIKYLASIFKDLTLNSNHSLRTVVVDQVIEDITVGLENNDYQSSRTRIAQCIYFTEFVNQNIISKDLLVPMLYKIVCFGHSNNYPNKNTYAELDPPDDHFRIRLVSLMLNRLQPDILKKNQISLIITFIKFFNYYIFTKDQPLSVDLDSNLNEAYEHLRKYWKVDNVTKPKSYSEAVAELQSALSTKPTESNEEKDKEALDEDDNDASEASDGSEASSESDEEDDESDGEVDMNEAIGLKPVVQDNNYDESESDDGGSGEDESDDDSEDNSENDDSDESDIEEGKHEVVLDDDNDDGMDDPDQAFHEAKLDIEFKKILDESLQGNNSSSLNKGLLSDRIGTPESILYKLKNSEDSSPENNDKSVGRIKFTLLNRAGKKVQPKNILVPESSKIAMNVTKEQERLRAERDKIKNYVLNNA, from the coding sequence ATGTCTCGTACAGatgactttgaaaaaaggAGAGTTGAGCTCTACAAAGCTAATTCACGTGCTTGGGCAGGTgaagatgttttcaaaactgGCGCCAGTCTAGACACAagtttaaagaaaaatacgGCCTTTATTAAAAGAATTAGAGCTGGGATAACCAAAGAGAGTGAAAAACAGTTTATTGATGGAATCAGATCGACATCGCTAGAAAAATATCTGAATGAGATCTCCTCTGCATTATGTGAATCACTAGGTAAAGTTTCTAAGAATGTTGATCTCCAAAGTGCAGTAGAAGTTGTGTCTTCCCTACATCAACGATTTACAACGAAATTCACGCCTTTTATTGAACTTTATTTTGTTAATTCATTTGTGCATCCCACCGAAAAACTAGCcaaaaaagaggaaaaagaCCAGGCTACCAAAACTCGAAATTTATTAAAACTAACAATGGAATTGTATTTAACAGGAGTCTTTAGAAATCTTGATGACATGCCGGATAGTGAATTGCCTCTGTTCCTGATGAAGCTTAAGAATGCTAAAAAGGGGGACATTCCAGTGATTATTCCTGTTTTAAAACAGGTCATGAGCTACGAGCCAGACTCTGGAATAACCTTATCTGTTATGACTTCGTTCTTGAAAAGGTTTGGGAGTATAATCTTTGAAGATAACCCGAGGCACGAAGAAAACTATATGATCTTTATACGAAGACTATTCAAATCTTACACTGAAAATGCAGTCTCTTTTACTGAAAAGTACTATAAGAATATCATCAAGATGAAAGCTACTGCGAAGGTAATAGCAATAAAGACTGGTAAAATAGTTGAAAATATGGAAAACACCGCCGACGAACTGGATCTTATTTTTCAAGAGTTCAAAGGATATTGCGAGTATGCCTGCCCTATGGTTGGTGTTGAATTGCCAAAACTTGAAGCGGAAATGGAGAAGGGTGAGACCTCCAAAGTAACATTGGTACAACAGACGCAAAAAAGCAATCAATTATGGGACAATGAAGATATGAGAAGATTCTACGAAGATATTCCGAACTTGGAGTCTATTGTATCCAAGGAAGCGATTGAATCTGTCAATTCTAAAATTCAAGTCAGCGATGTTAAGGGTGCCAAAATAGTAGACATAATATCAAGGTTAGATATAGCGGAAACCACTAAGGATGTTGACGACATTGTCGTTGATTTTTGGGAATGGGGGTTGAGTAATAGGGCATCGAGGAATAGATTGAGTAAGCATATTGTCGAGTTAAAAGACGTGTCCAAATTTAAAAACATTGCAAGATTCTTGAAGATTAACCAAaaatactttgaaaaatgtattGAGGATTTAATTACTAGGCTAGACAAAAGTTTTAGATTCCAAATACATCATGATACAATTACAGAGAAAGACATTATAATTTTCTCAGAATtaatcaaattcaaaatggtTCCAATCCATGTTATTTTCCACAAAATCAGAACATTAATTTTAAATATTGAAGTAAATGGTAACATTGATTTGTTATCTTTAATGTTTGAGGGTTGCTCCAAAATATTGTTGTATGATGATGAGTACAAAGACTATACCAGAGAACTAATACAGTTGTTGGTGCAACTTTATAAGACTAAAAAATTCTCCCACAGTGACAAACTGGCCGTCAGGGTTTTTCTACTTTCATTGAAACCGCAACGCCCAAGGGcacaaaagaaaatggaattgttgaaggaaGAAAGATTTCTACTTTATTTGATCAAAACCCAGCTTAATAAAAAGACCTACAAGATCGTAAGTAATACGATTAAATGCGCTGATTGGAACAATCTTACAATCTACAatagaattgaaaaaatcttcTCAAATGCTGCAGATGTCAGCTACATGAATATTAAATATTTGGCGTCTATATTCAAGGATTTAACTTTAAATTCTAATCACTCATTAAgaactgttgttgttgaccAAGTGATTGAAGATATAACAGTTGGGTTGGAGAATAATGATTATCAAAGCTCGAGAACTAGGATAGCGCAATGCATTTACTTCACTGAATTTGTGAATCAGAATATCATCAGCAAAGATTTGTTAGTTCCAATGTTATACAAAATTGTATGTTTCGGACATTCCAACAACTATCCGAATAAAAACACGTATGCTGAGCTTGACCCTCCTGATGACCATTTCAGAATCAGATTAGTTTCTCTAATGTTAAATAGGTTGCAACCAGatatattgaagaagaatcaaaTCAGTCTCATCATAACATTTAtaaaattcttcaactatTATATTTTTACCAAAGATCAGCCCTTGAGCGTTGACTTAGATAGCAATTTGAATGAAGCATATGAACACTTGAGAAAGTACTGGAAAGTGGACAATGTTACTAAGCCTAAGTCATATTCAGAAGCGGTGGCAGAACTTCAAAGTGCACTATCAACTAAGCCGACAGAAAGTAACGAGGAGAAGGATAAAGAAGCATTGGACgaagatgataatgatgCAAGTGAGGCCAGTGATGGCAGTGAAGCTAGCTCAGAGAGTGAcgaggaagatgatgaaagcGATGGTGAGGTTGATATGAATGAAGCAATTGGATTGAAGCCGGTTGTCCAAGATAACAACTATgatgaaagtgaaagtgaTGATGGAGGATCTGGTGAGGATGAAAGTGACGACGATAGTGAAGATAATAGTGAAAACGATGATTCAGACGAGAGTGACATTGAAGAGGGTAAGCATGAGGTCGTTCtagatgatgataatgatgacgGTATGGACGATCCTGACCAGGCTTTCCATGAAGCCAAGCTAGATATtgaattcaagaaaataCTGGACGAGAGTTTACAGGGAAACAATTCCTCATCTTTGAACAAAGGTTTGTTGAGTGATAGAATCGGAACGCCAGAATCAATCCTgtacaaattgaaaaattctGAAGACTCGAGTCCTGAGAACAATGATAAATCTGTTGGAAGAATAAAGTTTACGTTACTAAACCGAGCAGGAAAGAAGGTTCAACCGAAAAACATTCTTGTTCCTGAAAGTTCGAAAATTGCTATGAATGTGACCAAGGAGCAAGAGCGCTTGCGTGCAGAGAGAGACAAGATCAAGAATTATGTCCTAAACAATGCTTGA
- a CDS encoding uncharacterized protein (PKUD0A05540; similar to Saccharomyces cerevisiae YDR322C-A (TIM11); ancestral locus Anc_5.361) has product MSTLNVFRYSALIAGVAYGFTHDLSLKAAHAKKKEEEEYQRKIKLIAEAKEQYKLAHPPKKDESASFDLENPNLDFAKAIESAIASLDN; this is encoded by the exons ATGTCTACCTTAAAC GTTTTCAGATACTCTGCTTTAATTGCTGGTGTTGCATATGGTTTTACCCACGACCTTTCCTTAAAGGCAGCCCATGCtaagaagaaggaagaggaggaatACCAGAGAAAGATCAAGTTGATTGCTGAAGCAAAGGAACAGTACAAGTTAGCACATCCTCCAAAGAAGGACGAATCTGCAAGCTTTGATTTAGAGAACCCAAACTTGGACTTTGCTAAGGCTATTGAATCTGCTATTGCATCTTTAGATAACTAA
- a CDS encoding uncharacterized protein (PKUD0A05550; similar to Saccharomyces cerevisiae YHR076W (PTC7); ancestral locus Anc_5.362) gives MSKRIVAITSKLLDGNILARPNVTLKIKYTLPSIQTGNQRAGFHSSRQKHRTKNANISFSNEYGSFKNSNSCFTKIGSTRKFSSSTDEAFRRFRSFANGEQFTKVFVDSALSYTVSVAYSPKDRLKNNASADDGVYDDGEFVQNFKLLNAKNVYESPTGEDNYILAYTEIGIVVGVLDGVGGWAEQGYDSSAISRELANKITKIYLESPKLTPMEILSLAYEQVKEEGIVKVGSTTVCFGIIDGNNGRLSTLNLGDSWFGVFRKDENEKYKCIQQSSEQVHYFNAPYQLSVIPQDFLDAAKKRGTAYLMNEPDECDNYESKLRSGDIVVFTTDGMVDNILPEDIELYLNDNVNDGVNLNESLGSLNKNLVQQTTVLSLNTNYKSVFSQKLTSLTNQDYIGGKPDDITSVMVYVK, from the coding sequence ATGTCCAAAAGAATAGTGGCCATTACATCAAAGTTACTCGATGGGAACATTCTTGCGAGGCCAAATGTCACGTTGAAAATTAAATATACATTGCCATCCATACAAACGGGAAACCAGAGGGCTGGCTTCCATTCTTCAAGACAAAAACATAGAACAAAAAATGCCAACATTTCATTTTCGAACGAATACGGATCTTTCAAGAACTCTAACTCATGTTTCACCAAAATAGGTTCAACCAGAAAATTTAGCTCTTCCACAGACGAAGCCTTTCGTAGATTTCGTAGCTTTGCAAATGGTGAGCAATTCACTAAGGTATTTGTTGATTCGGCATTATCATATACTGTTTCGGTTGCTTATTCCCCAAAAGATAGGTTGAAAAACAATGCATCAGCAGACGACGGAGtttatgatgatggtgaGTTTGTCCAGAACTTTAAACTGTTGAATGCTAAGAATGTATACGAATCTCCAACAGGTGAAGATAACTATATATTGGCATATACTGAAATTGGTATCGTTGTTGGCGTATTGGATGGTGTTGGTGGGTGGGCTGAACAAGGTTATGATTCGAGTGCCATCAGCAGAGAGTTGGCCAACAAAATAACTAAAATTTACTTGGAGTCACCAAAGTTGACTCCTATGGAAATATTAAGCCTAGCTTATGAACAAGTGAAGGAAGAAGGGATAGTCAAAGTTGGTTCAACAACTGTTTGCTTTGGTATAATTGACGGTAACAATGGAAGATTGTCAACCTTGAATCTAGGTGATTCATGGTTTGGTGTTTTCCGTAAGGACGAGAACGAAAAGTATAAGTGTATCCAACAATCTTCAGAGCAGGTGCACTATTTCAACGCACCTTATCAGCTATCAGTAATCCCACAAGATTTCTTAGATGctgcaaagaaaagaggaaCCGCTTATCTAATGAACGAACCTGATGAGTGTGATAATTATGAATCTAAGTTACGCAGTGGTGACATTGTGGTCTTTACAACCGATGGTATGGTTGATAATATTCTTCCAGAAGATATAGAACTTTACTTGAATGACAATGTCAATGATGGTGTCAACTTAAATGAGAGCTTGGGCAGCCTAAACAAGAATCTAGTTCAGCAGACTACAGTGTTGAGTTTAAATACCAATTATAAGAGTGTGTTTTCCCAGAAATTAACTTCTCTGACTAATCAAGATTATATTGGTGGTAAACCAGACGATATAACTTCAGTTATGGTTTATGTTAAATAA
- a CDS encoding uncharacterized protein (PKUD0A05560; similar to Saccharomyces cerevisiae YDR221W (GTB1); ancestral locus Anc_8.431): protein MHTLLILLLSLRTASAVSLRGISPENLHLYEPDPNGNWRCLNNPEIVIPYDRINDDYCDCPDGSDEPGTNACFSSQFFCLNEGFKSNYIPSWKVDDGVCDYDVCCDGSDEPEGVCENKCEQLRKEWLENVQIHNRNIQRGLILKNKLIDHAKVIKEDLNREYHEIESDIDELQSFLEELETEKKSMDKNAVFIMDKFKNVEGKLDETEIKLANSLSQMKEYIEKLESLEKVLQKMNNEYNHNFNDPAVKSAAQEYLNFAASVDNTRINFNDIIIKIKGEFDSTKLEISNLRDSILELKSEKKQSELEPTVIDHIMDVLGTVCKEIVEGFLGINTETNLETVEKGSSNLQKKSDSSIDDQISEVQSTLKSKRSKLNQLNDELSKNYGPDDILRAMAECVTSHIGDYDYKLCLTSTVEQINSDGRSTRIGRFENIQYSQEKKNYELLFTGGEKCWNGPYREAVVDIVCGDKLGIKLVTEPEKCVYQFKVVSPLGCFEEDILTIE, encoded by the coding sequence ATGCACACGTTGCTAATTCTTTTGCTCTCATTAAGGACAGCAAGTGCAGTTTCACTGCGTGGTATATCACCAGAAAATCTTCACCTTTATGAACCTGACCCCAATGGTAATTGGCGTTGTTTGAACAACCCAGAGATAGTCATACCATATGACCGTATAAATGATGATTACTGCGACTGTCCTGATGGTTCTGATGAGCCTGGGACAAATGCCTGCTTCAGTTCTcagtttttttgtttgaacGAGGGCTTCAAGAGTAACTACATACCAAGTTGGAAAGTCGATGATGGCGTTTGTGATTATGATGTTTGTTGTGACGGTAGCGACGAACCAGAAGGAGTTTGTGAAAATAAATGTGAACAGCTGAGGAAAGAATGGCTAGAGAATGTCCAAATACACAACCGGAACATCCAGAGGGGATTAATACTCAAGAATAAGTTGATAGACCACGCAAAAGTAATAAAGGAAGACCTAAACCGAGAGTATcatgaaattgaaagtgatATTGACGAACTACAATCATTCTTAGAGGAATTGGAAACGGAAAAGAAATCCATGGACAAAAATGCGGTCTTCATTATGGATAAGTTCAAGAATGTGGAGGGGAAACTTGATGAGACCGAAATCAAACTAGCTAATTCTTTGTCACAAATGAAggaatatattgaaaaattagaatCTTTAGAAAAAGTTTTGCAGAAAATGAACAACGAGTATAACCATAATTTCAATGATCCGGCAGTAAAAAGTGCTGCACAGGAATATCTTAACTTTGCCGCTTCCGTTGACAATACGAGAATTAACTTTAACGACATAATCATTAAGATAAAGGGTGAATTTGATTCAACAAAGTTAGAAATATCGAACTTGAGGGATAGCATACTAGAACtaaaatcagaaaaaaagcaaTCAGAATTAGAACCAACAGTAATAGACCATATAATGGATGTATTAGGTACTGTTTGCAAGGAAATTGTTGAGGGCTTCCTCGGAATTAATACAGAAACAAACTTAGAAACGGTGGAAAAAGGTTCTTCGAATTTGCAGAAGAAAAGcgattcatcaattgacGACCAAATTTCTGAAGTGCAATCAACGTTGAAGTCGAAAAGGTCTAAATTAAATCAACTAAATGATGAATTATCTAAAAACTACGGCCCCGATGATATACTTCGTGCAATGGCTGAATGTGTTACATCACACATCGGCGATTATGATTATAAGCTTTGCCTGACTTCGACCGTAGAGCAAATTAATTCCGATGGTAGAAGTACTAGAATCGGTAGGTTTGAGAATATACAATATTCacaggaaaagaaaaattatgaGTTGTTGTTTACAGGAGGGGAAAAATGCTGGAATGGTCCTTATAGAGAAGCggttgttgatattgtttGCGGTGACAAATTGGGAATCAAATTGGTTACTGAACCTGAAAAGTGCGTTTATCAATTCAAAGTCGTTTCCCCCTTAGGTTGCTTCGAAGAGGACATATTAACTATAGAATAA
- a CDS encoding uncharacterized protein (PKUD0A05570; Pfam Domains: Zn_clus(1.9e-06)), giving the protein MGKQNKARKKAFTRRSKTGCLTCRKRRIKCDETRPMCRNCVKSCRNCIYRHGTAIAGQEVAQVDYTQNNGVVTRFLPTPIRLQPKMQPAYYRSLSRTLEPLEYVVVPAFYLLQRYIPNQYDNYVSYLVRRTSHAIFLQPSNGTFSSENHLEPSSNPPLLKLHQHSSYYHSYLHPPTQ; this is encoded by the coding sequence ATGGGGAAGCAGAATAAGGCCAGGAAGAAGGCCTTTACCCGGAGAAGTAAAACCGGGTGTTTGACATGTCGGAAACGAAGAATCAAATGCGACGAGACAAGGCCGATGTGTAGAAACTGTGTGAAATCTTGCAGAAACTGCATCTACAGACACGGCACCGCCATTGCAGGCCAAGAGGTTGCTCAGGTTGACTATACGCAGAACAATGGCGTTGTTACCCGTTTCTTACCAACCCCAATTCGGTTACAACCAAAAATGCAACCGGCTTATTATAGATCACTTTCTCGAACTCTAGAACCATTAGAATACGTTGTTGTTCCTGCATTTTATCTTTTGCAACGATATATACCTAACCAATATGACAACTACGTATCATATTTAGTTAGACGTACATCCCACGCTATTTTCCTTCAACCTTCAAACGGTACCTTCTCTAGTGAAAATCATTTAGAACCTTCCTCGAACCCGccattgttgaaattgcaTCAACACTCTAGTTACTACCATTCATACTTGCATCCTCCAACCCAATAG
- a CDS encoding uncharacterized protein (PKUD0A05580; similar to Saccharomyces cerevisiae YKL217W (JEN1)) — protein sequence MSDLESQHTREELDKSEDEEIQLINESRPPKLDKETIKRYLKTRFTELLPTKQQMKQNKHLLNPLPGLRMMGRRQWLMFLSAFCAWTWDAYDFFTVSLNTVQLAKDFDKNVKDITWGITLVLMLRSVGGITFGYLGDRYGRKWPLVANLLIVCILEIGSGFIKTYRQFLGVRALFGICLGGVYGNATATALDDCPTEARGFIGGLLQQGYAFGYLLAVVFKRAIADNSSHKWRATFWFGAGISFLFALFRASLPETKAFLRKKEIERYNKEHGIYQPTFQMKIVESLKNYWLMMIYLVLFMSGFSFMSHSSQDLYPTLLTVRYSFSENKATVTNCVANIGAFIGGVFTGHISNFLGRRLTIMLICIFGGALIYPWAFIDGTGINAGVFFLQWCVQGGLGVVPSHLSELAPPDLRAFVVGISYQLGNLAASASSTIETTIGEQFPMTSPSGEPIYDYAKVMAIFVGCVFAFVLIVTLFGPERRNASFENAVTTNEEFGNSAGAVDKIEHVEECIVPKHARNQQC from the coding sequence ATGTCTGATTTAGAGTCACAACATACACGAGAAGAGCTCGATAAGTCCGAGGATGAGGAAATCCAACTCATCAATGAAAGCCGGCCACCAAAGTTGGATAAAGAGACGATCAAGCGGTATCTGAAAACCAGATTCACTGAGCTATTGCCAACAAAGCAACAGatgaaacaaaataaacatttgttgaatCCATTGCCAGGCTTGAGAATGATGGGTCGTAGACAATGGCTGATGTTTCTGAGTGCCTTCTGCGCATGGACCTGGGACGCGTATGATTTCTTTACAGTGTCTCTAAACACCGTACAATTGgccaaagattttgataagaACGTCAAGGACATTACATGGGGGATTACACTTGTGTTGATGCTAAGATCAGTGGGGGGTATCACTTTTGGTTATTTGGGTGATAGGTATGGTAGAAAATGGCCTTTGGTTGCAAACTTGTTAATTGTTTGTATTCTAGAAATCGGAAGCGGGTTTATCAAAACCTATAGGCAATTTCTAGGCGTGAGAGCACTATTTGGTATTTGTTTAGGGGGGGTTTATGGTAATGCCACTGCCACTGCATTGGATGATTGTCCTACAGAAGCCAGAGGGTTCATTGGTGGGTTGTTGCAACAGGGTTATGCTTTTGGTTATTTGCTTGCCGTTGTATTTAAAAGAGCTATTGCTGACAATTCGTCACATAAGTGGAGAGCTACCTTTTGGTTTGGTGCTGGTATTTCCTTTCTATTTGCACTTTTCAGAGCCTCTTTACCTGAAACAAAGGCATTTCTAAGAAAAAAGGAGATTGAGAGGTACAACAAGGAACACGGGATTTATCAACCAACAttccaaatgaaaattgtGGAATCGTTGAAGAACTACtggttgatgatgatatacCTTGTTTTGTTTATGTCGGGATTCTCATTTATGTCACATTCATCACAAGATTTGTATCCTACCCTATTGACTGTGAGATACTCCTTTTCAGAGAACAAGGCCACAGTGACCAATTGCGTTGCCAATATCGGTGCATTTATTGGCGGTGTATTTACCGGCCATATCTCTAACTTTTTGGGCAGACGGTTGACGATCATGTTGATATGCATCTTTGGAGGTGCGTTGATTTACCCTTGGGCTTTTATTGATGGCACAGGTATCAATGCAGGAGTTTTCTTTCTACAATGGTGTGTGCAAGGTGGACTAGGGGTCGTGCCTTCGCATTTATCGGAGTTAGCACCACCTGATTTACGTGCATTTGTCGTTGGAATCAGTTATCAATTAGGTAACCTTGCCGCTTCAGCCTCTTCGACAATCGAAACGACAATTGGTGAACAGTTCCCAATGACTTCACCAAGTGGCGAACCCATCTACGACTACGCAAAAGTCATGGCCATATTTGTAGGTTGCGTCTTTGCTTTTGTCCTTATAGTCACCTTATTTGGCCCAGAGAGAAGGAATGCATCCTTTGAGAATGCTGTAACTACTAATGAGGAGTTCGGCAATTCCGCCGGAGCCGTTGACAAGATTGAGCACGTGGAAGAATGCATTGTTCCAAAGCACGCTCGTAACCAGCAATGTTAA